The following proteins are encoded in a genomic region of Fusarium keratoplasticum isolate Fu6.1 chromosome 9, whole genome shotgun sequence:
- a CDS encoding 2OG-FeII-Oxy-3 domain-containing protein: MASEPMSGVKVEASDVKVEMRDRDATSHTISSDPSDLKDELLQAIESIQVDGTFASSSAVNRLSAGVFVHGVGDIATPLSEFHACQMIAKAHQAPYGKGSDTIVDTAVRNTWELDPSQFELRDPTWTAQVQILCKQVAKTLGINGTIKAELYKMLIYEKGAMFKAHTDTEKIPGMFGTLVVCLPSTHQGGDVVLKHNGQAHVFRSSAYPQSCAFWYSDVSHEVLPVTSGYRWVLTYNLALDPAQPRPSASLISQVNTQPLRQALNRWLAQDPTTRENEYFYHVLDHDYTEASISLNALKAHDLVRVQALKEECSKLPVDVYLALLEKMETGSVEYCPDPYDRRSFYRGGYYSGYGGYIEDDDDDEDEDGFHALDEVIESWHKVLTLVDLDGHTVTKGLELDEDDILQEDAFEDVDGQEEYEGYMGNSGPMATHWYRLATVVIAPHDSLPSLFAGNSVSPSPVAHLARRCLLPRAPESLFVALDSILSETWNPTGTPGYQASLDAAAVQEVVRVALQRERYDLLDKTMALSPRKLEPGLWDWIKEWLNGGDVNQRFKAIQKGITSAVLLGTDLGQRAEAITRLVPIPDQLSSIEPAALEWARETTRQCLESSATNVLGSLDGPSMVDLAFYFDDPLAFLSETVAPIITKHKASLALAVSFLSRLMDKASDGKLPMESSLQLYRSIAKTMIASVDFTKAQSHVSLDHSAKKARYGCSLDQLGRELSVSASIRELSTLFRGLIKADTEADNLVASFVSKLTSDCPGIKATELPHLWIPFLRKVDAALDYPTMSSDESSRYQKLLTTFLKAYLDKYVGREPVYNRSLVRPRVHCNCGDCERLNEFLVDRSREVGRFAVNKQRRAHLHQGLDSAHVDCTHTTERRGSPQTLVVTKTFKQIAQRLQSWTTRRTEATKELVRFDQDRLKKLLGDEYTAITNMDRILAARSARQPLAETAQAGSSRAPVVGEKRRWSEDIDVIDLTGE, translated from the exons ATGGCATCTGAGCCCATGTCCGGCGTCAAGGTTGAGGCATCTGACGTCAAAGTTGAGATGCGCGACCGTGATGCTACTTCTCACACAATCTCGAGTGACCCCAGCGACCTCAAGGATGAACTCCTCCAGGCTATCGAGAGCATCCAAGTGGATGGCACATTTGCGTCCTCATCCGCCGTGAATCGCCTCTCGGCGGGCGTATTCGTTCATGGCGTCGGCGATATCGCAACACCACTCAGCGAGTTTCATGCATGCCAGATGATCGCCAAGGCCCACCAAGCACCCTACGGCAAAGGCAGCGATACCATCGTCGACACTGCCGTGCGCAACACATGGGAATTGGATCCAAGCCAGTTCGAGCTGCGAGATCCTACGTGGACGGCTCAGGTTCAAATCTTGTGTAAACAAGTTGCAAAGACTCTGGGCATCAATGGAaccatcaaggctgagctATACAAGATGCTCATCTACGAAAAGGGTGCCATGTTCAAGGCACACACTGA CACTGAAAAGATACCTGGCATGTTTGGCACACTCGTCGTTTGTCTGCCGTCAACCCATCAGGGCGGAGACGTGGTACTTAAACACAACGGCCAGGCGCACGTCTTCAGGTCGTCGGCCTATCCCCAATCTTGTGCCTTCTGGTACTCGGATGTCTCACACGAGGTCCTCCCCGTCACCTCTGGATATCGCTGGGTTCTCACTTACAACCTGGCTCTCGACCCGGCCCAGCCGCGCCCCTCGGCGAGTCTCATTAGCCAGGTCAACACTCAGCCACTTAGACAAGCGCTGAACCGCTGGCTTGCCCAAGATCCAACGACACGCGAGAATGAGTATTTCTACCACGTTCTGGACCACGACTACACCGAAGCCAGCATTTCTCTCAATGCGTTAAAGGCCCATGATCTAGTTCGTGTACAAGCCCTGAAGGAAGAGTGCAGCAAGCTTCCCGTCGACGTCTACCTCGCgctcctcgagaagatggaaacGGGAAGCGTCGAGTATTGCCCTGATCCCTACGATAGGAGGAGCTTTTACCGCGGTGGCTATTATAGTGGCTATGGTGGCTACatcgaagacgacgacgacgacgaggatgaagacggctTCCACGCACTCGACGAGGTTATAGAGTCTTGGCACAAAGTCTTGACTCTTGTCGACCTGGACGGTCACACTGTAACCAAGGGTCTAGagcttgatgaagacgacATTCTCCAGGAAGACGCCTTTGAGGACGTTGATGGACAGGAGGAGTATGAAGGGTACATGGGGAACTCG GGACCAATGGCGACACACTGGTATCGCTTAGCG ACCGTTGTCATTGCTCCCCACgactctcttccctctttaTTTGCCGGTAACAGCGTATCACCATCGCCAGTGGCACACCTCGCCCGCAGATGTTTGCTCCCTCGGGCACCAGAGTCTCTCTTCGTCGCACTCGACAGTATCTTGAGCGAGACGTGGAACCCCACGGGAACCCCAGGCTACCAGGCATCTTTGGATGCGGCAGCCGTGCAGGAAGTCGTCAGAGTTGCATTGCAACGCGAACGATATGATCTACTTGACAAaacgatggccttgagccCTAGGAAGCTGGAGCCTGGTCTCTGGGACTGGATCAAGGAGTGGTTAAATGGGGGTGATGTCAACCAACGCTTCAAGGCCATTCAGAAAGG GATTACCTCGGCTGTTCTCTTGGGTACTGATCTCGGCCAGCGGgctgaggccatcaccaGACTGGTTCCCATCCCTGACCAACTCTCGAGCATCGAACCAGCTGCGCTTGAGTGGGCTCGCGAAACCACGCGCCAGTGCTTGGAGAGCAGTGCCACCAATGTTCTGGGCAGCTTAGATGGGCCATCCATGGTAGACCTTGCGTTCTACTTTGACGACCCTTTGGCCTTCCTCTCGGAGAC CGTGGcacccatcatcaccaagcacAAGGCGTCACTGGCACTCGCTGTCAGCTTCCTATCTCGACTGATGGACAAGGCAAGTGACGGCAAGCTACCTATGGAGAGCTCCCTGCAACTATACCGAtccatcgccaagaccaTGATCGCCTCGGTCGACTTCACAAAGGCACAGAGCCACGTCTCGCTTGACCACTCGGCTAAAAAGGCCCGGTACGGTTGCTCGCTAGACCAACTTGGCCGTGAACTCTCAGTGAGCGCCAGCATTCGTGAGCTGTCGACCCTGTTTAGGGGCTTGATAAAGGCTGACACGGAGGCTGATAACCTCGTCGCGTCTTTTGTCTCCAAGCTTACCTCTGATTGTCCTGGGATTAAAGCCACTGAACTTCCTCACTTATGGATTCCCTTCCTGCGCAAAGTCGACGCGGCTCTGGATTATCCCACCATGTCGTCAGACGAGTCGTCACGCTATCAGAAACTCTTGACCACCTTTCTCAAGGCCTATCTTGACAAGTACGTAGGCCGAGAGCCCGTCTACAACAGAAGCTTGGTACGACCCAGAGTTCATTGCAACTGTGGCGACTGTGAGCGTCTAAACGAGTTCCTTGTCGATCGTTCTCGTGAAGTCGGACGCTTCGCGGTTAACAAGCAAAGACGTGCCCATCTCCACCAAGGGCTTGACAGCGCACATGTCGACTGCACCCACACGACGGAGCGCAGGGGATCCCCTCAGACCCTCGTCGTGACAAAGACATTCAAGCAGATCGCGCAGCGGCTGCAGAGCTGGACGACTCGCCGCACAGAGGCCACCAAGGAGCTAGTGCGTTTTGACCAGGATAGACTTAAGAAGCTGCTTGGGGACGAGTACacggccatcaccaacatggACCGTATCCTGGCTGCCCGGAGTGCGCGGCAACCCCTGGCAGAGACGGCCCAGGCTGGCTC